Below is a window of Paraburkholderia kururiensis DNA.
TGCCCGGGAAGCGCGAAAACGCGGCCGAGCCCTCCAGCGTGGCGAGACTGATGCGCCAGTCGACGTCGCCGTGAGCACCGGTGCGACTCGCAATCGTGCGCGTGACGCCTGCGCCGTTGGCCCACGCTTCGGGCGGAATCTGCGCGCAATCCACGAACCGGACGCACGGATAGCGCGACGCCGGCAGGCTGTTCGCCGCGCGGGCGGCAGGAGCAGCCGGTACGCCCTGCAACGACGCGCTGCGTTCGTAGCTTGCGTGCGTCATGCGCGGTCTCCGGCGTCGACGTGACGCTCCAGTGCGCTCACCACATCGAACAGATCACCGACGAAACCCACGTCCGCGAACGAGAAGATCGGTGCATCGGGATCTTTGTTGATGGCGACGATCAGCTTCGAGTCCTTCATCCCGGCCAGATGCTGAATGGCGCCGGAAATGCCGAACGCGAGATAGGCGTCGGGTGCCACGGTCTTGCCGGTTTGCCCCACCTGGATGGCGTTCGGCGCGTAGCCTGCGTCGACCGCGGCACGCGAGGCGCCTAGCGCCGCGCCGAGCCGCGAGGCGAGCGCGCCAAGCCGCGCCATGTTTTCGCCTGAGGCGAGACCGCGACCGCCCGATACCACGATCGGCGCGTTCGCAAGATCGATTCCGGTGGCCTCTGCACCGTTACGTTCGAGCAAGGTCGTTGCAGCGAATGCAGGCGGCGCTTCGAGCGAGGCGATCGGGGCCGGTTCGGTGCGATCTTCCGCTACCGCGAACGACGAGGTACGAACGGTCGCGAAGGTCGTGTCGCGCGTGCTGGCCACCGTCGCGACGATGCTGCCCGCGTAGAGCCCACGTACGAAGTGTCCGTCGTCGGTGAGGCCGGTCACGTCGGCAACGAACGCGGCGTTGGCGAGCGCAGCGGCGCGCGGCAACGCATTGCGGCCCAGCGTGCGATGCGCGGCCACGATGAGCGAATAGCGCGGCGCCAGCGCGGCGAGCTCTGCGGCAAGGCTTTCCGGCGTGATGCTGTTAGCTAACGCCGTGTTGGCAGAGGCCGGCGTATCCGGCTGGATGACACCGTCCACGCCATCGACGAGTGCGGCTTGCGCGGCCACAGCCGGATCGAGAACCAGCACATCCACCGGGCAGCGCCGCACACGCGCCGCGCTCACAAGGCGGCGAACGGCTTCCGGCAGCGTGTGGTCTGCGGTCGTTTCTGCGACGACGAGCGTTCTCATGTGCTGGCTCCTGAACGGGAAAAGACATGGTGTGCGGCGAGCGCGGCGAGCAGTGCATCGACGTCGGCGACACGATGGCCGGCGCGCTGCACGGACGGTTCATCGAGCCGCACGGTGCGCGATGCCGGCGCGAGATCCACGGCGAACCGGCTCGCGTCGACGACGGCAAGCGGCTTCTGTTTCGCCTTGACGATGCCGGGCAGCGTGACGCGCCGCGGTTCGGCGAGACGCAGGTCGGCGCTGATGACGGCTCGCCCGGCGAGCAACCACGTTGCGGTGCCGCTGTCGTCGCCGCACACCACGCGCCAGCCGTCGGCTTCGCGCACGAGCGCCGTGGCGTCGAGCCCCTGAGGCCAGCCGAGCAGGCCGGCGAGCATCGGCGCCACGCCTCCTGTGTCGTCGTCGATGGCCTGCTTTCCGCAGAGCACGAGATCGTACGGCGACGTGTCGAGCCACGCGTGCAGCAGGCGCGCGACGCCGGCCGGGTCCAGCGCGGCATCGCCCGTGTCGATCAGGACCGCGTCGTCGGCGCCCATCGCGAGGCCCGTGCGCAACACGTCCTGGCAGACCGGCTGGCCGCATGTCACGACGGTTACGTGCGCGGCGTGGCCGGCTTCGCGCAGGCGCAGCGCCATTTCGAGCGCGCATTCGTCGAACGGATTGAGGGACATCTTGAGGCCAGTGGTCTCGACGCTGCCGGTCGAACCGACGCGCACGCGCACGTTCGGATCGACGACGCGTTTGACCGGCACCAGTATCTTGAGGGACATGGGATGTCTGTCTGAAACGGAATGGAGGGAAGCCTGAGGGAAGCCCAAAGGAAGCAGGACGATCAGGACACGGCGCCCAGGCCGTACTTGCCGGTCAGCAACGCGCCGGTCGCAAAGCGCTCGAGCGCGTAGGGCGCGAGCGACACGTCGGTTGGCTGACCGAGTGCGTGCTGGGCGAGCAGCTTGCCGATGGCGGGTGAGAGCTTGAAGCCGTGGCCCGAGAAGCCGAAGCCCACCACGAGCCCTTCGATGTCGCCCATCTTGCCGAGCACCGGATTCCAGTCGGGCGTCACGTCATAGACCCCGGTCCACGACGATGCCAGCCCGGCCGTTTCGTAGGCGGGAAAGCGCTCGGCGACCTGCGCGCCCACTTCGGCGACGTAATCGAGCGAGATGTCGCCCTGTTCGGTTTCAGGCGCGTTCAGCGTTTCGCCCACCACGCCCTCGGACACCAGCATCTGACTGCCGCCGTAGCTGCGGTAGTACAGCATGCCGGCCGAGCCGAGGTCTTTGAACGCCGGCATCTGATACGAGTAGCGGGCCTCGCATTCGAGCGCCAGCACGGTGTGCCGTTCCGCCGCGACAGGCAGCGGCACGCCGATCCAGCCCGATAGTTCAGGTGTCCAGATGTTCTGCGTGCTGATGAGCGTTGCGCACGTGAAGCGGCCGGCGTTCGTCTCGATGCCGACCACGCGGCGGCCTTCGCGCACGAGTCCCGTGACGGTCGTGCCTTCGAGAATCTTGACGCCGCGGCGTCGCGCCGATTTGGCGAAGCTCGTCGCGACGAGGTACGCATCGGCAAAGCCGGCTTCCGGCTCGAAGCCGATCAGCGCCGCGTCGTCGAACTGCGCGATAGGCAGGCGCTCGCGGGCCTCGTCGCGCCCGAGCAACTGGACTTCGATGTCCATTGCGCGCTGGGCGTCGAGCGACGCGCGCAGCGGATCGAGCTTCGGGCCGTCGGGCGCGCAGATCATGTAGCCGCACTTGACGAGTCCGCACGACGCTTCGTCGTCGCCTACGTATTCGGCGAAGTTGTTGAACGCCCACCACGACGCGCGCGCCAGCTCGACGTTCTGGCGGACCGAGTAATGCGTGCGCAACAGGCCGGACGATTGCGACGTGGTGCCGGCGCCGATCATGCCGCGCTCGACGACGAGCACGCTGCGGGCGCCGAGCGAGGCAAGGTGATGCGCGACCGAGGTGCCGATCACGCCGGCGCCGATCACGATGAAGTCGAAGTGGCTCATGGTTCCCTTCATGGTCCTCTGGGTAGACGGTGAGCCGATTCTAGGCAGCGCGGGTGCCGCCGAATTTTGTATTAGGCAAACTTATGAAGCTCGCCCGGAAGTGCTCATCCAGAGCGCGGGCAGACCGAACCGGTGCATCATTCCTGCCACCTTGCCGGAACGGCCGTATTCGACGGCAGCTGGAGAGAAGATGCGACGTACCCCACCGCCAATCGACCTGCGCGCGCTGCAGGCTTTCGTCGCCGTGTGCGAGACCGGGTCGATGACTGCTGCGGCGAAGCGTATCGGCGTGAGCCAGAGCGCGATCAGCCAGGCCGTGTCCGCGCTCGAACGCGAGCAGGGCGCCGTGCTGTTCGATCGCGACAGCCGCCCGCCGCGCCCCAACATTGCCGGCCGCGCACTGCTCGAACTCGCCGGGCCGTTGCTCGAGCACGCGCAGATGGTCAGCACGCGGGTGGGCGACGCATCGGATTCGGGGCGCTTGCCGGTGCGCCTCGGCTGCGTCGATTCGTTCGCCGCGACCGTCGGCCCGGAACTGATCCGGGCCGTGTCCGGCACGTCGAGGCAGATCTCGATGTGGTCCGGCATCACGCCGGGCTTGAGCAAGCAGTTGCACGACCGGGAACTGGACGTCGCCGTGTGCACGCAAACCGCGCTGAGCGACGCGCGCATCGTGGAGGTGCCGCTTTTCTCGGAGGCCTTTGTCGCCGTCGTCGCGCGCAGCCACCTGGCCGGGCGCCCGAACGTGGACTGGCGCACGCTCGCCGCCGAACTGCCGCTGATCCGCTACACGGCGCGTTCGGTGATCGGCCAGCAGGTGGAGCGGCTTGCGCGCCACCTGGGTATCGACAGCCCGAGGCGTTTCGAATTCGACGCGACCGATCCGTTGCTGAGTCTCGTCGCCGCGCGGTTCGGCTTCGCCATCTCGACGCCGCTGTGCCTGTGGCAGGCGCGGCACTACCTGAGCGAGATCGCGATCCTGCCGCTGCCGTCCGGGCGGCTGGGGCGGCGCGATTTCTTTCTGCTGCACCGGCAGGACGAATGGGATGACTTCGTGAGGGAGATCGTGGAGCTGACGCGGTCCGTGCTCGACCATTCCATCCGGCCTGCGCTCGCCCGCGCGTTGCCGCACCTTGCCGACGACGCATTGCTTTGATTCACCAGGAGCCCTGCATGAGCGACCTCTACACGCTCGAACGCGGCGACGCGCCGTTGCTGATTTCGATTCCGCACCTCGGAACGACGATTCCCGCACCGCTGCGCGGCCGCTATACCGATACCGCCTTGACGCTTGCCGATACCGACTGGCATCTCGACCGCCTGTACGCGTTCGCGGCGACGCTGGGCGCAACGGTGCTGGGCGCGACCGTGTCGCGCTACGTCATCGACCTCAACCGGCCGCCCAACGACGAAAGCCTGTACCCGGGCCAGACCACCACCGGCCTGTGCCCAGCCGAGACATTTCGCGGCGAGCCGCTCTATCGCGACGGTTGCGAGCCGGATGGAGAGGAGAAGCGCCGGCGGGTGGCCGAATACTGGCGGCCCTATCACGCGGCGCTCGCGGCCGAACTGGCCCGACTGCGCGAGCGCCATGCTCACGTGCTGCTCTGGGAAGCGCATTCGATTGCAAGCGTGCTGCCGCGGCTCTTCGACGGCAAGCTGCCGGACCTCAACATCGGCACGCAGGACGGCCGCACGGTCGCGCCGTCCGTGCAGCGCGCCATCGAGCGCGAAGCGGCGGCGAGTCCGCAGACGTGGGTGGCGAACGGCCGCTTCAAAGGCGGCTATATCACGCGCGCGTTCGGCAACCCTTCGGGCGGTGTGCACGCGGTGCAGCTCGAGATGTGTCAGTCGACGTACATGAACGAGACTTACCCGTTCGCCTACGAGCCGGCGCGGGCGGCGGCGGTACAGGGCACGGTGCGCGCCATGATCGATGCGGCGCTGGCGGCGTTGGCCGCGTTGCCGCGGTCGCAGCATAAGGAAGGGTGATACACCTTCGTAACCGCGCTTTCCGGAATAGTGCGGCGCTGCACCGGAATCGTTGCTCCAGCGCACTCTCAACTCGCAGAAACAGCCCAGGCCTTCAATGACGACGCCGAGCATAGCCGCCCAGAGTGTTTATCCATGGGAATCTTTGGTTCCCATCAATAAACATGGCATGAAGCTTGCACTGTATTCGCCGACGGGCGACTCACTCTTCGGCGGGTTGCCCGTAGACGAAGATCGACAGGAACTGGATGGGGGTTTTGATCAGGCGTTCCGGGCCGTGCGGAACATCGCCGCGGAACGTCAGGGTGTCCCCCGGATGCAGGACGTAGGTCTGCTGTCCGTGCCGGTATTCGATGACGCCCTTGAGCATGTGGATGAACTCGGTGCCGGGATGCTCGAACACCGGGAAGCGTTCGGCCTGGTCTTCCATCGTGATCAGGAACGGCTCGAAAGTCTTGCGCGGCCCCTGGTCGTAAGCCAGCAGATGGTAGGTGTGACCGCTTTTCGTGCCTTTGCGGACCACTTCCATGCCGGCGCCTTTCTTGACGAGCTGGGCGCCGCCTTGCGGGACGTCGAAGTTGCGGAACAGCGTGGACATGGACACGCCGAGTGCCTGGGCGATCCGGTTGAGCACGTCGAGTCCGGCCGAGGTCTGCGCGTTCTCGATCTTCGAGAGCATGCCGCGGCTGATGCCGGCCTGTTCGGCAACCTGTGCGATGGTCAGGTCGTGGCTCTGGCGCAACTCGCGGATGGTGGTTCCGAGATAGCGTTCGAGCGGCGTCTTGCTGTCGTCTGCGGTGGGCATCGTCGACCTCGGTAAATCGGCAAGAGTAGCAGATTGCGGTATTCGCGCAGGCGCTGTCCCTTGACGCCGGCGTGTAGGCCGGAAGTTTCATGGAGGGAATAATTGTTGCATGACAATAAATTCCTCCACATACTGAAGACGTGGTTCAAGCGTGCCGTGCGCGGTGCCTGTCCATGTCGCGAAGTCGGGCCGCTCGTCTGCCGGGCGGCTTCCTCAAATTAGCGAACCATGCAACAGGAAGGAGTGGCGATGAACCTGAACGATGCGAGCCCGTTGCCCGTCAACGCGCTCGGAAGCGTGCCCCGCTTTGGCAATGCGGAAGAAGCCCAGGCGTACCTCGCGCAACACGGCGTGAAGTACGTGCTGGCGCAATTCGTCGACATTCACGGCGTGGCCAAGGCGAAGTCCGTGCCGCTCGCGCATCTGCGCAGCGTGCTGGAGGCGGGCGCGGGCTTCGCGGGTTTTGCGATCTGGGGCGTGGGCATCGAGCCGAACGGGCCGGACTACATGGCGGTCGGCGACCTTGCGACGCTCACGCCGGTGCCGTGGCAGGCGGGCCTCGCGCGGATCGTCTGCGACGGTCACGTGGGCGGCGCGCCGTGGGCGTTCGATTCGCGCGTGACGCTGAAGAAGCAGGTGGCCCGCGTTGCCGAACGCGGCTGGACGCTCTACACGGGACTCGAGCCCGAGTTTTCGCTGTTGAAGCGCAGCGCGTCCGGCGTGCTCGAGCCTTGCGACGCGAGCGACACGCTGGCCAAGCCGTGCTACGACTACAAGGGGCTGTCCCGCACGCGCGTGTTTCTGGAGCGGCTCACCGAATCGCTGCGAGCAGTGGGTATCGACGTCTACCAGATCGATCACGAGGACGCGAACGGCCAGTTCGAGATCAACTACACGTACACCGATTGCCTGACCTCGTGCGACCACTACGTGTTCTTCAAGATGGCCGCATCGGAAATCGCGAACGAACTCGGCATGATCTGCTCGTTCATGCCGAAGCCGTTCGCGAACCGGCCCGGCAACGGCATGCACATGCATATGTCGATCGGCGACGGCGAGCGCAATCTCTTTGCCGACAAGGCGGACGCGCTCGGCATGGGCCTGTCGACGCTCGGCTACCAGTTCACCGCAGGCCTGCTCGCCCATGCGCCCGCGTTGACCGCACTCTGCAACCCCACGGTGAACTCGTACAAGCGGCTTGTCGTGGGGCGCTCGCTGACGGGCGCGACCTGGGCGCCCGCTTATATCAGCTATGGCGACAACAACCGCTCGACCATGGTGCGCATGCCCGGCGGCCGCATCGAATTGCGTTTGCCCGACGGCGCATGCAACCCCTATCTCGCGACGGCGGCCGTGATCGCCGCGGGCCTCGACGGCATCGACCGTGGTCTTTCGCCCGGCGCGCCCGCCAACGAGAACCTGTACGAATGGTCGCCCCAAAAGCTGCGCGAGCACGGCATCGGCGTGCTGCCGCAGAACCTGGGCGAAGCGCTCGACGCACTCGAAGCCGACCAGACGCTCTGCGATGCGCTCGGGCCGGTGGTGGGCGAATTCATCAAGCTCAAGCGAATGGAGTGGCTCGAATACATGCGCCACGTGTCGGATTGGGAAATCAGGCAGTACGTCGAATTTTTCTGAGGAGAAAGCAACATGTGCGGAATCGTGGGATTGCTGGTCAAGACACCGGCATTGCGCGACCGGCTTGGCGAACTGATGGTGCCGATGTTGATCGGCATGACCGAACGGGGCCCCGATTCGGCCGGCCTCGCAGTGTTCGCCGATGCCGTGGAGGCGGACCAGCGCAAGCTCAGCCTGTACTCGGGTTTTACGGACGAAGGCGAGCACTTTCCGTGGGACGTGCTGCTCGACCGCGTGAAGGCGTCCGTCGATACGGGCGCGCACGTCGAGGCCAAACAGAATCATGCGGTGCTCACGGTGCATGCCCAGGCGGACATGGTGAGGAAATGGCTGAACGAGCATTACCCGCGCCTTTACGTCCTGTCCGCGGGCCGGTCCATCGATCTGTACAAAGACATCGGTTTGCCCGCGGACATCGCCGCGCGCTACGCGTTCAGCGAGCTCAAGGGCTCGCACCTGGTGGGACACACGCGCATGGCGACCGAGTCGGCGGTGACGCCTGACCGCGCGCATCCGTTTACGGCCGGCGAAGATTTTTGCCTCGTGCACAACGGCTCGCTCTCGAATCCGTACGGCGTGCGCCGCAAGCTGGAGCCCAAGGGCATCCACTTCGATACCGACAACGACACCGAAGCCGCGTGCCGCTTCCTCGAATGGCGCCTGCGCGAAGGCGACACGTTGCCCGTCGCGCTGCAACGGGGCTTCGAGGAACTGGACGGTTTCTACACCTTCCTGATGGGCACGCCCACCGAACTCGCGCTGATTCGCGACCCGTTCGCGTGCAAGCCTGCCGTCGTCGCGGAGAACGACGACTACGTGGCGATCGCGTCCGAGTTCCGCTCGCTCGCGCATCTGCCCGACATCAAGAACGCGAAGGTCTTCGAACCCGCACCCGAGGAGATGTACGTATGGAACGCATGACATTCGACCTTGAGCGCACCACCGTCCGGGAGGTCAACCAGTATCTGCACGGCAGCGCCGACACGCTGCGCGGCGAGGCCATCGTCGTGACCTCGCCCAACGGCGCGCACAACATCGCAGTGGGCGTGGATGCCGACGTGACGGTGACCATCGAAGGCCACGCCGGCTATTACGCCGGTGGCATGAACAAGCACGCAACCATCGTCATCGAGGGCAGCGCCGGCACCGGCGTTGCGGAAAACATGATGAGCGGCAAGGTGCATGTGAAGGGCTTTGCGTCGAACGGCGCGGGCGCATCCGCGCACGGCGGGTTGCTCGTGATCGATGGCGACGCGGGGCTGCGTTGCGGCATCTCGTTGAAGGGCGGCGACATCGTGGTGGGCGGATCGGTGGGCAGCTTCTCCGCCTTCATGGCGCAGGCCGGGCGCATGGTGATCTGCGGCGATGCCGGCGACGCGCTGGGCGATTCGCTGTACGAAGCCGTGCTCTACGTGAAGGGCGACGTGAAATCGCTCGGCGCCGACGCGCAGTTCGAACCGATGACCGATGCCGACGTGAGCGCCGTTGCGGCGTTGCTCGATGCAGCCGGGCTGGACCACGATCCGCGTGCGTTCAAGCGCATCGCCTCGGCGCGCACGCTCTACCACTGGAACGCCGATGCGGACCAGGAATATTGAATCCACGCCCCACCGAGAAGACGCCATGGAAGTCAAACCCGTTCATTTCGCACGCTTGCAGCAGGAAGAGTCGTACGGCTACGACCGCAAGACGATCGACTACATCCACACGGCCGCGCAGCGCGGTCTTTACGAGATTCGCGGTCTGGGCGCGAAGCGCCACGTGCCGCATTTCGACGACCTGCTGTTTCTCGGCGCGTCGTTGTCGCGTTATCCGCTGGAGGGCTATCGCGAGAAGTGCTCGACACAGACCGTGCTCGGCACGCGCTTCGCGAAAAAGCCCATCGTGCTCGACATTCCGATCACCGTGGCGGGGATGAGCTTCGGCGCGCTGTCGGCGAACGTGAAGGAGGCGCTCGGTCGTGCGGCGACGGCGGCCGGCACGTCGACCACGACCGGCGACGGCGGCATGACGCAGGAGGAGCGTCTTTCGTCGAAAACGCTCGTCTATCAGTGCCTGCCCTCGCGCTATGGCTTCAACCCCGACGACGTGCGCCGTGCCGACGCCATCGAGGTGGTGATCGGGCAGGGTGCGAAGCCGGGCGGCGGCGGCATGCTGCTCGGGCAGAAGGTGAACCCGCGCGTGGCCGCCATGCGCACGCTGCCGGCCGGCGTGGACCAGCGTTCGGCGAGCCGCCACCCGGATTGGACCGGCCCCGACGATCTCGCGATCAAGATTCAGGAACTGCGCGAGATCACCGATTGGGAAAAGCCGATCTACGTGAAGGTGGGCGCGACGCGCACCTTCAACGACGTGAAGCTCGCCGTGCATGCGGGCGCAGATGTCGTCGTGGTCGACGGCATGCAGGGCGGCA
It encodes the following:
- a CDS encoding electron transfer flavoprotein subunit alpha/FixB family protein; this translates as MRTLVVAETTADHTLPEAVRRLVSAARVRRCPVDVLVLDPAVAAQAALVDGVDGVIQPDTPASANTALANSITPESLAAELAALAPRYSLIVAAHRTLGRNALPRAAALANAAFVADVTGLTDDGHFVRGLYAGSIVATVASTRDTTFATVRTSSFAVAEDRTEPAPIASLEAPPAFAATTLLERNGAEATGIDLANAPIVVSGGRGLASGENMARLGALASRLGAALGASRAAVDAGYAPNAIQVGQTGKTVAPDAYLAFGISGAIQHLAGMKDSKLIVAINKDPDAPIFSFADVGFVGDLFDVVSALERHVDAGDRA
- a CDS encoding electron transfer flavoprotein subunit beta/FixA family protein, translating into MSLKILVPVKRVVDPNVRVRVGSTGSVETTGLKMSLNPFDECALEMALRLREAGHAAHVTVVTCGQPVCQDVLRTGLAMGADDAVLIDTGDAALDPAGVARLLHAWLDTSPYDLVLCGKQAIDDDTGGVAPMLAGLLGWPQGLDATALVREADGWRVVCGDDSGTATWLLAGRAVISADLRLAEPRRVTLPGIVKAKQKPLAVVDASRFAVDLAPASRTVRLDEPSVQRAGHRVADVDALLAALAAHHVFSRSGAST
- a CDS encoding NAD(P)/FAD-dependent oxidoreductase, with translation MSHFDFIVIGAGVIGTSVAHHLASLGARSVLVVERGMIGAGTTSQSSGLLRTHYSVRQNVELARASWWAFNNFAEYVGDDEASCGLVKCGYMICAPDGPKLDPLRASLDAQRAMDIEVQLLGRDEARERLPIAQFDDAALIGFEPEAGFADAYLVATSFAKSARRRGVKILEGTTVTGLVREGRRVVGIETNAGRFTCATLISTQNIWTPELSGWIGVPLPVAAERHTVLALECEARYSYQMPAFKDLGSAGMLYYRSYGGSQMLVSEGVVGETLNAPETEQGDISLDYVAEVGAQVAERFPAYETAGLASSWTGVYDVTPDWNPVLGKMGDIEGLVVGFGFSGHGFKLSPAIGKLLAQHALGQPTDVSLAPYALERFATGALLTGKYGLGAVS
- a CDS encoding LysR family transcriptional regulator, with amino-acid sequence MRRTPPPIDLRALQAFVAVCETGSMTAAAKRIGVSQSAISQAVSALEREQGAVLFDRDSRPPRPNIAGRALLELAGPLLEHAQMVSTRVGDASDSGRLPVRLGCVDSFAATVGPELIRAVSGTSRQISMWSGITPGLSKQLHDRELDVAVCTQTALSDARIVEVPLFSEAFVAVVARSHLAGRPNVDWRTLAAELPLIRYTARSVIGQQVERLARHLGIDSPRRFEFDATDPLLSLVAARFGFAISTPLCLWQARHYLSEIAILPLPSGRLGRRDFFLLHRQDEWDDFVREIVELTRSVLDHSIRPALARALPHLADDALL
- the hutG gene encoding N-formylglutamate deformylase, producing the protein MSDLYTLERGDAPLLISIPHLGTTIPAPLRGRYTDTALTLADTDWHLDRLYAFAATLGATVLGATVSRYVIDLNRPPNDESLYPGQTTTGLCPAETFRGEPLYRDGCEPDGEEKRRRVAEYWRPYHAALAAELARLRERHAHVLLWEAHSIASVLPRLFDGKLPDLNIGTQDGRTVAPSVQRAIEREAAASPQTWVANGRFKGGYITRAFGNPSGGVHAVQLEMCQSTYMNETYPFAYEPARAAAVQGTVRAMIDAALAALAALPRSQHKEG
- a CDS encoding helix-turn-helix domain-containing protein, which codes for MPTADDSKTPLERYLGTTIRELRQSHDLTIAQVAEQAGISRGMLSKIENAQTSAGLDVLNRIAQALGVSMSTLFRNFDVPQGGAQLVKKGAGMEVVRKGTKSGHTYHLLAYDQGPRKTFEPFLITMEDQAERFPVFEHPGTEFIHMLKGVIEYRHGQQTYVLHPGDTLTFRGDVPHGPERLIKTPIQFLSIFVYGQPAEE
- the glnT gene encoding type III glutamate--ammonia ligase; translation: MNLNDASPLPVNALGSVPRFGNAEEAQAYLAQHGVKYVLAQFVDIHGVAKAKSVPLAHLRSVLEAGAGFAGFAIWGVGIEPNGPDYMAVGDLATLTPVPWQAGLARIVCDGHVGGAPWAFDSRVTLKKQVARVAERGWTLYTGLEPEFSLLKRSASGVLEPCDASDTLAKPCYDYKGLSRTRVFLERLTESLRAVGIDVYQIDHEDANGQFEINYTYTDCLTSCDHYVFFKMAASEIANELGMICSFMPKPFANRPGNGMHMHMSIGDGERNLFADKADALGMGLSTLGYQFTAGLLAHAPALTALCNPTVNSYKRLVVGRSLTGATWAPAYISYGDNNRSTMVRMPGGRIELRLPDGACNPYLATAAVIAAGLDGIDRGLSPGAPANENLYEWSPQKLREHGIGVLPQNLGEALDALEADQTLCDALGPVVGEFIKLKRMEWLEYMRHVSDWEIRQYVEFF
- a CDS encoding class II glutamine amidotransferase, giving the protein MCGIVGLLVKTPALRDRLGELMVPMLIGMTERGPDSAGLAVFADAVEADQRKLSLYSGFTDEGEHFPWDVLLDRVKASVDTGAHVEAKQNHAVLTVHAQADMVRKWLNEHYPRLYVLSAGRSIDLYKDIGLPADIAARYAFSELKGSHLVGHTRMATESAVTPDRAHPFTAGEDFCLVHNGSLSNPYGVRRKLEPKGIHFDTDNDTEAACRFLEWRLREGDTLPVALQRGFEELDGFYTFLMGTPTELALIRDPFACKPAVVAENDDYVAIASEFRSLAHLPDIKNAKVFEPAPEEMYVWNA
- a CDS encoding protein glxC translates to MERMTFDLERTTVREVNQYLHGSADTLRGEAIVVTSPNGAHNIAVGVDADVTVTIEGHAGYYAGGMNKHATIVIEGSAGTGVAENMMSGKVHVKGFASNGAGASAHGGLLVIDGDAGLRCGISLKGGDIVVGGSVGSFSAFMAQAGRMVICGDAGDALGDSLYEAVLYVKGDVKSLGADAQFEPMTDADVSAVAALLDAAGLDHDPRAFKRIASARTLYHWNADADQEY
- a CDS encoding FMN-binding glutamate synthase family protein — encoded protein: MEVKPVHFARLQQEESYGYDRKTIDYIHTAAQRGLYEIRGLGAKRHVPHFDDLLFLGASLSRYPLEGYREKCSTQTVLGTRFAKKPIVLDIPITVAGMSFGALSANVKEALGRAATAAGTSTTTGDGGMTQEERLSSKTLVYQCLPSRYGFNPDDVRRADAIEVVIGQGAKPGGGGMLLGQKVNPRVAAMRTLPAGVDQRSASRHPDWTGPDDLAIKIQELREITDWEKPIYVKVGATRTFNDVKLAVHAGADVVVVDGMQGGTAATQTCFIENVGIPTLAAVRQAVDALEDLNMKGQVQLIVSGGIRTGADVAKALALGADAVAIGQGVLMALGCNGETYFQDGMLHSAVADYAALHTSPGFCHHCHTGKCPVGVTTQDAVLERRLEPEEGARRVRNYLKTLNMELATIARACGKQNVHHLEREDLVALTVEAAAMARVPLAGTSWIPGMRD